A region of Nerophis ophidion isolate RoL-2023_Sa linkage group LG28, RoL_Noph_v1.0, whole genome shotgun sequence DNA encodes the following proteins:
- the LOC133544991 gene encoding zinc finger protein OZF-like, which translates to MSTLHMLRALVDQRLTVAVEEIFVVLERMIVEYEAELSRTKEENNQLLDAVFKKHQVVLHRTDHLLHEPEEEPQPTHVKEEEPQPPHIEEEEAVPQLQHAKEEEQEPWPSHIKDEAAEHNVSQEGEHTEGLEESPGTGVPVKSEGEERGGAEPPTQHMTTQDEGDHCGGSQADNVLAPLSDSEDTTSHSPDTYEEDSKNDNTPLKSFGLKKSLNRKSLNRRIKNDTGEKYFPCSVCGKRFCIKGDLIKHERVHTQEKPFSCSVCGATFVRKGSLKTHMRIHAVEKPFLCSVCDSGFTQRQNLINHMRTHTGEKPFSCPVCKSSFIQSQNLKKHMTVHTGEKPFACSICGVCFSRKESWTIHMRRHTGEKPFSCSVCDSSFVRSHELKIHMCVHSDEKAFSCSICGVSFSRPYCLIEHRRTHTGERPFSCSVCGSSFGQHRGLKKHMEIHTREKVHSCSVCDERFSFKYQLKKHKCDGENSGSKIEKLSANPHQA; encoded by the exons atgtctacattacacatgttgagagcgttggtggaccAGCGACTAACTGTCGCCGTCGaggaaatatttgtagtgttggaAAGAATGATAGTagaatacgaggcggaactttctagaacaaaggAGGAGAataatcaactactggacgctgtcttcaagaaacatcaagttgtgttacacagaacag ATCATCTTCTCCATGAGCCAGAGGAAGAACCACAGCCCACCCACGTTAAAGAGGAGgaaccacagcccccccacattgaAGAGGAAGAAGCGGTACCACAACTCCAACACGCTAAAGAGGAAGAACAGGAGCCATGGCCCTCCCATATTAAAGACGAGGCAGCTGAACACAAcgtcagtcaggagggagagcatactgaaggactggaggagtccCCAGgtactggtgtccctgtgaagagtgaaggtgaggagaggggaggggcggagcctccaacacaacacatgacaacacaagatgagggagaccactgtggaggatcacaagcagacaatgtCTTAGCTCCGCTATCAGATAgcgaggacacaacgtcacactctcctgacacttaTGAGGAAGACTCTAAAAATGACAACACTCCCTTGAAAAGTTTTGGCCTCAAAAAGTCTCTCAACAGAAAGTCTCTAAACAGACGTATCAAAAATGACACTGGAGAGAAATATTTTCCGTGCTCAGTGTGTGGTAAAAGATTCTGTATAAAAGGAGACCTGATAAAACACGAAAGAGTACATACTCAAGAGAAACCGTTTTCCTGTTCAGTGTGCGGGGCAACTTTTGTTCGAAAGGGCAGTTTAAAAACCCACATGAGAATACACGCCGTAGAGAAACCGTTTTTGTGTTCCGTGTGCGACTCGGGTTTTACTCAAAGGCAAAATTTGATAaaccacatgagaacacacaccggagagaaacctttcTCATGTCCCGTGTGTAAATCAAGTTTTATACAAAGCCAAAACTTGAAAAAACACATGACGGTGCACACGGGGGAAAAACCGTTTGCCTGTTCAATCTGCGGCGTGTGTTTTTCAAGGAAAGAAAGTTGGACCAttcacatgagaagacacacgggagaaaaacctttttcgtgCTCCGTGTGCGACTCGAGTTTTGTCCGAAGCCACGAGTTGAAAATCCACATGTGTGTGCACTCTGACGAGaaagctttttcctgttcaatctgtggcgtAAGTTTTTCAAGGCCGTACTGTTTGATCGAACACAGGAGAACACACACCGGGGAAAGACCTTTTTCGTGTTCGGTGTGCGGCTCGAGCTTTGGTCAACATCGGGGTTTGAAAAAACACATGGAAATTCACACCAGGGAAAAGGTGCATAGTTGCAGCGTGTGTGATGAAAGGTTCTCTTTTAAGTACCAActtaagaaacacaagtgtgatGGTGAGAACAGCGGCAGTAAAATAGAAAAGCTCTCCGCAAACCCTCACCAGGCCTAA